One Thermococcus eurythermalis DNA segment encodes these proteins:
- the porB gene encoding pyruvate synthase subunit PorB, which yields MAVRKPPITTREYWAPGHAACAGCGCAIALKLATKAFSEAMEEKYGDPNAFAIAQATGCMEVVSAVFPYTAWKVPWVHVAFENAAAAASGVEAAWKKLGRKGKILAIGGDGGTADIGMQALSGMLERWHNVVYLMYDNEAYMNTGIQRSSSTPYGAWTTTSPPGKYSIGEDKPKKWVALIAAAHQVPYVATASIGNPFDFVRKMKKAAKVDGPAFVQVHCTCPTGWKSPLEKGVEIARLAIETGVWPLFEIENGDFHNIKIQPPGGGAKVKREGGKVVAIEFKKPIEEYLKLQGRFKHLFKKPEAIDELREQIKAMWKVLGVDVTLPKPEE from the coding sequence ATGGCCGTTAGGAAGCCCCCCATTACCACTCGCGAGTACTGGGCACCGGGCCACGCTGCGTGTGCCGGCTGTGGCTGTGCCATCGCTCTTAAGCTCGCCACAAAGGCCTTCAGCGAGGCCATGGAGGAGAAGTACGGCGACCCGAACGCCTTCGCCATAGCCCAGGCCACCGGATGTATGGAGGTCGTTAGTGCCGTCTTCCCGTACACTGCCTGGAAAGTCCCATGGGTGCACGTTGCCTTCGAGAACGCGGCCGCCGCCGCCAGTGGTGTCGAAGCCGCTTGGAAGAAGCTCGGAAGGAAGGGCAAGATACTGGCCATCGGTGGAGACGGTGGTACCGCCGACATCGGTATGCAGGCCCTCAGCGGTATGCTCGAGCGCTGGCACAACGTGGTCTACCTCATGTACGACAACGAGGCCTACATGAACACCGGAATCCAGAGGTCGAGCTCGACCCCCTATGGAGCCTGGACGACCACCAGCCCGCCCGGCAAGTACTCCATCGGTGAGGACAAGCCCAAGAAGTGGGTCGCGCTTATAGCTGCAGCCCACCAGGTGCCCTACGTCGCCACCGCCAGCATTGGAAACCCGTTCGACTTCGTCAGGAAGATGAAGAAGGCCGCCAAGGTGGACGGCCCGGCCTTCGTCCAGGTTCACTGCACCTGCCCGACCGGCTGGAAGAGCCCGCTTGAGAAGGGCGTTGAGATAGCCCGCCTCGCCATCGAGACCGGTGTCTGGCCGCTCTTCGAGATTGAGAACGGCGACTTCCACAACATCAAGATACAGCCGCCCGGAGGAGGCGCCAAGGTCAAGCGCGAGGGAGGTAAAGTAGTTGCCATCGAGTTTAAGAAGCCCATAGAGGAGTACCTCAAGCTCCAGGGCAGGTTCAAGCACCTCTTCAAGAAGCCTGAAGCCATCGACGAGCTCCGCGAGCAGATAAAGGCCATGTGGAAAGTCCTCGGCGTCGATGTCACCCTCCCGAAGCCGGAGGAGTGA
- the cutA gene encoding divalent-cation tolerance protein CutA, which produces MEAIFVYTTFPDWESARKVVRELLERKLVVCANMREHEAMYWWEGKIEEGREIGVILKTEVSKWKDLREALKELHPYTVPIIARIDLDKLNREYSEWMAKVLFG; this is translated from the coding sequence ATGGAGGCGATATTCGTTTACACGACCTTCCCTGACTGGGAGAGCGCTAGGAAAGTCGTCAGGGAGCTCCTTGAGAGGAAGCTGGTAGTCTGCGCCAACATGAGGGAGCACGAGGCCATGTACTGGTGGGAAGGGAAAATCGAGGAGGGCCGGGAAATCGGCGTAATTCTCAAGACCGAGGTCAGCAAGTGGAAAGACCTCAGGGAGGCTCTGAAGGAGCTCCACCCCTATACTGTTCCCATAATAGCCAGAATTGACCTCGACAAGCTCAACAGGGAGTACTCAGAGTGGATGGCGAAGGTGCTGTTTGGATGA
- a CDS encoding acylphosphatase: MGKVRAHLRIYGRVQGVGFRWSMQREARKLGVAGWVRNLPDGSVEAVIEGDEERVEALIGWAHQGPPLARVTRVEVKWEEPEGLEGFKVVG, encoded by the coding sequence ATGGGCAAGGTCAGGGCTCACCTAAGGATATACGGAAGAGTCCAGGGAGTGGGATTCCGCTGGAGCATGCAGAGGGAAGCGAGGAAGCTCGGAGTGGCTGGCTGGGTAAGGAACCTGCCGGACGGCAGCGTCGAAGCAGTCATAGAAGGCGATGAAGAAAGGGTCGAGGCACTGATAGGCTGGGCCCACCAGGGGCCGCCCCTAGCGAGGGTAACGAGGGTGGAGGTAAAGTGGGAAGAACCGGAGGGCCTTGAGGGCTTCAAGGTCGTTGGGTAG
- a CDS encoding universal stress protein produces MFERILYPTDFSDVSLHALRTCIPKLFEMGAKELYLLHVIDLTVAELEAFELEEIYREKLEELAKELREKGINAKAEVRVGIPSLEIAEASEEAGVDLVVTPSVGENVWRQMFLGSTASNLTRTTKKPVLLLKYVKKDDSFELAVDCSEIFRRPLVALDFSKCSIKIVKTVRKFEELIEKGILLHSVDYGKIDELEHNIEIAKENLEKTAKGVKAEFEREVLVGAASQAIIGTALAKGATLIVIGKKGRSVLKDLILGSTAERVMRDSKAPVLLVPCE; encoded by the coding sequence ATGTTTGAGAGAATTCTGTATCCAACCGACTTTTCTGATGTATCTCTCCACGCGCTGAGGACGTGCATCCCCAAGCTCTTCGAAATGGGGGCCAAGGAGCTCTACCTCCTCCACGTCATAGACCTGACCGTTGCAGAGCTTGAGGCATTTGAGCTTGAGGAAATCTACCGCGAGAAGCTCGAAGAGCTCGCAAAAGAGCTCAGGGAGAAGGGAATCAACGCCAAGGCAGAGGTGAGAGTGGGAATTCCTTCTCTGGAGATAGCCGAGGCCAGCGAGGAAGCTGGGGTAGACCTCGTCGTGACGCCAAGCGTCGGCGAGAACGTATGGAGGCAGATGTTTCTTGGGAGCACCGCCTCGAACCTCACGAGGACGACGAAGAAGCCCGTCCTGTTGCTCAAGTACGTCAAAAAGGACGACTCCTTTGAGCTGGCGGTGGACTGCTCCGAAATCTTCAGGAGACCCCTCGTGGCGCTCGACTTCTCCAAGTGCTCCATTAAGATAGTCAAGACCGTCAGGAAGTTCGAGGAGCTCATAGAGAAGGGAATCCTCCTCCACTCGGTCGATTACGGAAAAATCGACGAGCTTGAGCACAACATTGAGATCGCCAAGGAGAATCTTGAAAAGACTGCCAAAGGAGTCAAAGCCGAGTTCGAACGCGAAGTCCTGGTGGGAGCCGCAAGCCAAGCGATAATAGGAACCGCTCTAGCCAAAGGGGCAACCCTCATAGTCATCGGCAAGAAGGGACGCAGCGTCCTCAAAGACCTGATACTCGGAAGCACTGCGGAGAGGGTCATGAGGGACTCAAAAGCTCCCGTCCTCCTCGTCCCGTGCGAGTGA
- a CDS encoding Mrp/NBP35 family ATP-binding protein, translated as MTIKAPTLNVGGLGTDPLTERIKEKQKKWKYRIAVLSGKGGVGKSTVAVNLATALAKKGYYVGLLDADIHGPNVAKMLGVDKADVLAERMEDGHFEMIPPMNDFLGQTTPIKVMSMGFLVPEDQPIIWRGALVTKAIKQLLGDVKWGELDFMIIDFPPGTGDEILTVVQNVQLDAAVIVTTPQEVALLDTGKAVNMMKKMEVPYIAVVENMSYLICPHCGNEIDLFGKGGGRKLAEKEGVDFLGDVPIDLKAREASDAGMPIVLYGDTPAAKAFMEIADELVKKLEELKGEGEEQKTE; from the coding sequence ATGACGATCAAGGCTCCGACACTTAACGTGGGTGGTCTGGGCACTGACCCGCTCACCGAGAGGATTAAGGAGAAGCAGAAGAAGTGGAAGTACAGGATAGCCGTCCTCAGCGGTAAGGGTGGCGTTGGAAAGAGCACCGTTGCGGTTAACCTTGCCACGGCCCTCGCCAAGAAGGGCTACTACGTTGGCCTCCTCGACGCGGACATACACGGGCCGAACGTGGCGAAGATGCTCGGCGTTGACAAGGCCGATGTCCTGGCCGAGCGCATGGAGGACGGGCACTTCGAGATGATTCCCCCCATGAACGACTTCCTCGGCCAGACGACCCCGATCAAAGTCATGAGCATGGGCTTCCTCGTCCCCGAAGACCAGCCGATAATCTGGCGTGGGGCCCTCGTTACCAAGGCCATCAAACAGCTCCTCGGCGACGTGAAGTGGGGTGAGCTCGACTTCATGATAATCGACTTCCCGCCCGGAACGGGCGATGAAATCCTCACGGTCGTCCAGAACGTCCAGCTCGACGCGGCGGTTATAGTCACTACCCCACAGGAAGTTGCCCTCCTCGACACCGGCAAGGCCGTCAACATGATGAAGAAGATGGAAGTGCCCTACATAGCCGTCGTTGAAAACATGAGCTACCTCATCTGTCCGCACTGCGGCAACGAGATTGACCTCTTCGGCAAGGGCGGAGGCAGGAAGCTGGCCGAGAAGGAGGGGGTTGATTTCCTCGGTGATGTCCCGATAGACCTCAAGGCCAGGGAAGCCAGCGACGCCGGCATGCCGATAGTCCTCTACGGCGACACCCCTGCGGCGAAGGCCTTCATGGAGATAGCCGATGAGCTCGTGAAGAAGCTTGAGGAGCTCAAGGGGGAGGGAGAGGAGCAGAAAACCGAGTGA
- a CDS encoding DUF2110 family protein, translated as MEEVVILEKVYGDRSGFDKLNRKLRPLLADLEVEWKLSATTKNWVKVSLSGEDEEVSANLVREEFGEVPYSLKNVEVGKTYRGRFIDLGKVGYGTYVDIGIFKPRPKDALIPLYYLKKTFRDKPVRQMIREFGWIDNLPVEVEVTDIEFGAREVELAFSEAQLRKIKEWLSDGHDKLFIAGTISEKVEEALIKTGHGRDVKRMEELGLMETLLVLKKGTQAPGIIKEIGPHLKGAVFGAIKFE; from the coding sequence ATGGAAGAAGTGGTTATTCTTGAGAAGGTTTACGGGGACAGGAGCGGTTTTGACAAGCTCAACAGGAAGCTCCGCCCCCTTTTGGCGGACCTGGAAGTCGAGTGGAAGCTCTCGGCAACGACCAAGAACTGGGTGAAGGTAAGCCTCTCCGGCGAGGACGAAGAGGTAAGCGCCAACCTCGTCAGAGAGGAGTTCGGCGAGGTTCCCTACAGCCTCAAGAACGTTGAAGTTGGGAAGACCTACAGGGGGCGCTTCATAGACCTCGGTAAGGTCGGGTACGGCACCTACGTCGATATAGGGATTTTCAAGCCCAGGCCAAAGGACGCGCTAATTCCCCTTTACTACCTCAAGAAGACCTTCAGGGACAAGCCGGTAAGGCAGATGATACGCGAGTTCGGCTGGATTGACAACCTCCCGGTAGAGGTGGAAGTCACTGACATCGAGTTTGGGGCGAGGGAAGTCGAGCTCGCCTTCAGCGAAGCCCAGCTGAGGAAGATTAAGGAGTGGCTGAGCGACGGCCACGACAAGCTCTTCATAGCGGGAACCATAAGCGAGAAGGTCGAAGAGGCGCTTATCAAAACCGGTCACGGAAGGGACGTCAAGAGGATGGAAGAGCTCGGGCTCATGGAGACCCTTCTCGTCCTAAAGAAGGGCACCCAGGCACCGGGCATCATCAAGGAAATCGGCCCCCACCTCAAGGGAGCCGTTTTCGGGGCAATCAAGTTTGAATGA
- the tfe gene encoding transcription factor E → MARRKDKELIEIAMDIGGEEAVEVVKALEKMKEATDEELAEKTGIRVNTVRRILYQLNDQGLADFKRIRDPETGWYYYYWRLETKRLPEVIRAKKMAELKKLKEMLEEETSEIYYWCGEEGHPRLTFDEAMEYEFQCPICGKMLMQYDNSRIVEELKKRIEELEIELGLRKKPRQKKS, encoded by the coding sequence GTGGCAAGACGGAAGGACAAGGAGCTCATCGAGATTGCAATGGACATCGGTGGAGAAGAGGCCGTTGAGGTAGTTAAGGCCCTCGAAAAAATGAAGGAAGCCACCGACGAGGAGCTGGCCGAGAAAACGGGCATAAGGGTCAACACTGTGAGAAGAATACTCTACCAGCTCAACGATCAGGGGCTGGCCGACTTCAAGAGAATCCGCGACCCGGAGACGGGGTGGTATTACTACTACTGGCGCCTTGAGACCAAGAGGCTGCCCGAAGTAATAAGGGCCAAGAAAATGGCCGAACTGAAGAAGCTCAAGGAGATGCTCGAAGAGGAGACCAGCGAGATTTACTACTGGTGCGGTGAGGAGGGGCACCCGAGGCTCACCTTCGACGAGGCCATGGAGTACGAGTTCCAGTGCCCGATATGCGGTAAGATGCTCATGCAGTACGACAACAGCCGAATTGTCGAAGAGCTCAAGAAGCGTATAGAAGAGCTTGAAATTGAACTGGGCCTCAGGAAGAAGCCCAGGCAGAAGAAGAGTTAA
- a CDS encoding regulator of amino acid metabolism, contains ACT domain protein, with protein MMLILEAYFKNYPARRKVAEFLFENGLSVRNGKIYIRNVEVPISELARAIGVNRKIIYHTIEYIEKTYSLKLIFERLNPLPGLIDVAPLMGWEVLEIDVDKGGYERAFAEVMRILAENNVRVMEVFSRNLREGTSKIFIVIDGTLPVETFAKIKDIRGFQKFILHTPEREKEKLVCNYCEVKYCPKRVLLEATTQRP; from the coding sequence ATGATGCTCATACTCGAGGCTTACTTCAAGAACTATCCTGCCAGAAGAAAGGTTGCCGAGTTCCTGTTTGAGAACGGCCTGAGCGTGCGTAACGGTAAAATTTACATCAGGAACGTGGAGGTTCCAATAAGCGAGCTCGCGAGGGCAATAGGGGTGAACAGGAAGATAATCTACCACACCATAGAATACATCGAGAAGACTTACTCCCTCAAGCTCATTTTCGAGCGCCTGAACCCTCTTCCGGGCCTCATAGACGTCGCGCCTTTAATGGGCTGGGAAGTGCTTGAGATTGACGTGGATAAGGGGGGCTACGAGAGGGCCTTTGCCGAGGTAATGCGGATTCTCGCCGAGAACAACGTCCGCGTCATGGAGGTCTTCAGCAGAAACCTGCGGGAGGGAACGAGCAAGATATTCATCGTCATAGACGGCACCCTCCCAGTCGAAACGTTCGCAAAGATAAAGGACATCCGCGGGTTCCAGAAGTTCATACTCCACACGCCTGAGAGGGAGAAGGAAAAGCTGGTGTGCAACTACTGTGAGGTCAAGTACTGCCCGAAGAGAGTTCTCCTTGAGGCGACTACCCAACGACCTTGA
- a CDS encoding ADP-dependent ribose-1-phosphate kinase, which yields MFDVIGMGNLNYDIIFLLDRFPEFHEKVVSKEAHFGLGGAAGNTISWLATFGLKTGFIGAVGRDEIGEAHLRYFEKLGVDTSGIDVVDVPSGVAVAMVHGDDKRIIKHPGANALRKFKPDYARKAKLLHLSSNPPELIEEAVRFANANGILISVDIGEATLPREVEGMIDHLLMNEDEYRRKYGSLDTSLSNAKNLIITLNGGGALVREGDETYEVRGLSARVVDSTGAGDSFDAGVIYGVLQGWSLRDAAKLGMLLAYLTVQKVGARSAIIPLEEVIKMSKELNLDLPW from the coding sequence ATGTTTGACGTCATCGGGATGGGCAACCTCAACTACGACATAATTTTCCTCCTTGACCGCTTCCCCGAGTTCCATGAGAAGGTCGTCTCAAAGGAGGCACACTTCGGCCTCGGAGGTGCCGCCGGGAACACGATAAGCTGGCTCGCGACGTTCGGACTGAAGACCGGATTCATCGGCGCCGTTGGAAGGGACGAGATTGGCGAGGCCCACCTGAGGTACTTCGAAAAGCTAGGCGTTGACACGTCCGGCATAGACGTTGTTGACGTCCCGTCAGGAGTGGCTGTGGCCATGGTTCACGGGGACGACAAGAGGATTATCAAGCACCCCGGCGCCAACGCACTCAGGAAGTTCAAGCCGGACTACGCGAGAAAGGCGAAGCTCCTGCACCTCTCGTCCAACCCGCCGGAGCTCATAGAGGAAGCCGTCCGCTTCGCGAACGCCAACGGAATCCTGATTTCGGTGGACATCGGAGAGGCGACTCTGCCGAGAGAAGTTGAGGGGATGATAGACCACCTCCTGATGAACGAAGACGAGTACAGGAGGAAGTACGGCTCCCTCGACACTTCCCTCAGCAACGCAAAGAACCTCATAATAACCCTCAATGGGGGAGGAGCACTCGTCCGTGAAGGGGACGAGACCTACGAAGTCCGCGGACTGAGCGCAAGGGTCGTTGACAGCACGGGGGCGGGAGACTCCTTCGACGCGGGAGTGATTTACGGGGTTCTCCAGGGATGGTCTCTCAGAGACGCCGCCAAGCTCGGCATGCTCCTGGCCTATCTGACCGTCCAGAAGGTCGGCGCGAGGAGTGCAATAATACCGCTCGAAGAGGTCATCAAAATGTCAAAAGAGCTGAACCTCGATTTGCCATGGTAA
- a CDS encoding endonuclease dU, translating to MIRKVKPEIRVVGFDDGTFSFSSKLEREKTILFGVVMKGSREVVGAVSRWITVDGTDATEKLIDAVVNSRFKDLRVILLKGITYGGFNVVDLEALHRETGLPVIVVVRKRPDLKVMELALRKHFPDWEGRAELLRKAPPLLEMIPGKLYVQAVGLEPETAFEVVRVTTRTGLIPEPLRLAHIVASAVMTGESTRE from the coding sequence ATGATTAGGAAGGTTAAACCCGAAATCCGCGTCGTTGGGTTTGACGACGGGACCTTCTCCTTTTCTTCCAAGCTCGAAAGGGAGAAGACAATCCTCTTTGGCGTCGTCATGAAGGGCTCTAGGGAAGTCGTTGGTGCGGTATCGAGGTGGATAACCGTTGACGGCACCGATGCCACGGAGAAGCTTATCGATGCCGTTGTCAATTCCCGCTTCAAGGACTTGAGGGTGATTCTCCTCAAGGGGATTACCTACGGCGGCTTCAACGTGGTCGACCTTGAGGCCCTCCACCGCGAGACGGGCCTGCCGGTTATTGTCGTCGTAAGGAAGAGGCCAGACCTGAAGGTGATGGAGCTCGCGCTGAGGAAACACTTCCCCGACTGGGAGGGGCGGGCCGAACTTCTCAGAAAGGCCCCGCCGCTCCTTGAGATGATCCCAGGAAAGCTCTACGTCCAGGCCGTCGGGCTGGAGCCCGAGACCGCGTTTGAGGTCGTCAGGGTAACGACGAGGACGGGCTTAATCCCCGAGCCCCTCAGGCTTGCACACATCGTGGCGAGCGCCGTTATGACCGGCGAGAGCACGAGGGAGTAG